A window of the Lactuca sativa cultivar Salinas chromosome 7, Lsat_Salinas_v11, whole genome shotgun sequence genome harbors these coding sequences:
- the LOC128127220 gene encoding uncharacterized mitochondrial protein AtMg00810-like, producing the protein MDGHFLSQSAFDRDIISRADMLSCNPCNTLTNTKPKLSPHGTPVADPALYRSLAGALQYLTFTHPDIPYAAQQICLFMHDPREPHFLAFQRILRYIQGKLSHGLRIRASSIDHLVAYSDADCVGCPQTLGPLPDFVSILVIISCHGPPSVNMLCLAPRLRLSTRE; encoded by the coding sequence ATGGATGGTCACTTTCTATCTCAGTCTGCTTTTGATCGTGACATCATCTCCCGTGCTGACATGCTTTCTTGTAATCCGTGCAACACTCTAACCAATACTAAGCCAAAACTTTCTCCTCATGGCACTCCGGTTGCAGATCCCGCTCTCTACAGAAGCCTGGCGGGTGCCTTACAGTACCTTACTTTCACTCATCCTGATATTCCTTATGCGGCTCAACAAATTTGTCTCTTTATGCATGACCCTCGTGAACCGCATTTCCTTGCTTTTCAGCGTATTCTTCGTTACATTCAAGGAAAGCTTTCGCATGGGCTTCGTATTCGTGCCTCCTCTATTGATCATTTGGTTGCTTATTCTGATGCTGATTGTGTCGGGTGTCCGCAAACCCTAGGTCCACTTCCGGATTTTGTGTCTATCTTGGTGATAATCTCATGTCATGGTCCTCCAAGCGTCAACATGTTGTGTCTCGCTCCTCGGCTGAGGCTGAGTACCAGGGAGTAG